One stretch of Pedobacter riviphilus DNA includes these proteins:
- the groL gene encoding chaperonin GroEL (60 kDa chaperone family; promotes refolding of misfolded polypeptides especially under stressful conditions; forms two stacked rings of heptamers to form a barrel-shaped 14mer; ends can be capped by GroES; misfolded proteins enter the barrel where they are refolded when GroES binds) — protein MSKQVKYNVEARDALKRGVDILANAVKVTLGPKGRNVIIDKKFGSPAITKDGVTVAKEIELKDAVENMGAQMVKEVASKTADIAGDGTTTATVLAQAIITTGIKNVAAGANPMDLKRGIDKAVAAVVENLKSQSQAVGDDNNKIKQVASISANNDEVIGALIAEAMSKVGKDGVITVEEAKGTETEVKTVEGMQFDRGYLSPYFVTNADKMEAELDNPYILIYDKKISNMKELLPVLEKTVQTGKPLVIISEDLDGEALATLVVNKIRGSLKVVAVKAPGFGDRRKAMLEDIAILTGGVVISEERGYKLENADLTYLGSAEKVVVDKDNTTVINGAGNSEDIKSRVSQIKSQIETTTSDYDKEKLQERLAKLAGGVAVLYVGAASEVEMKEKKDRVDDALHATRAAVEEGIVAGGGVAFIRAVEALANLKGVNEDENTGIQIIRRAIEEPLRQICENAGIEGSIVVQKVKEGKADFGYNARTDVYENLIGAGVIDPTKVSRVALENAASIAAMLLTTEVVLADEPEEGGAPMPPMGGGGMGGMM, from the coding sequence ATGTCAAAACAAGTAAAATATAACGTAGAAGCACGCGACGCCCTGAAAAGAGGTGTTGATATTCTTGCAAATGCAGTAAAAGTAACTTTAGGTCCGAAAGGCCGTAACGTAATTATCGATAAAAAATTCGGTTCGCCAGCAATTACTAAAGATGGTGTTACCGTTGCAAAAGAAATCGAATTGAAAGATGCCGTTGAGAACATGGGTGCTCAAATGGTTAAAGAAGTAGCTTCAAAAACAGCTGATATTGCTGGTGATGGTACTACTACTGCAACTGTATTGGCTCAGGCAATTATTACTACAGGTATTAAAAACGTTGCTGCTGGTGCAAACCCAATGGATTTAAAACGTGGTATTGATAAAGCAGTTGCTGCTGTTGTAGAAAATTTAAAATCTCAATCACAAGCAGTTGGTGATGATAACAATAAAATTAAACAAGTTGCCTCTATCTCGGCTAACAACGACGAAGTTATCGGTGCTTTAATTGCTGAGGCAATGAGCAAAGTTGGTAAAGATGGTGTAATTACGGTTGAAGAAGCAAAAGGTACTGAAACTGAAGTTAAAACAGTTGAAGGTATGCAATTTGACAGAGGTTATTTATCTCCATATTTTGTGACCAATGCAGATAAAATGGAAGCTGAATTAGATAATCCTTACATTTTAATCTACGACAAAAAAATCAGCAACATGAAAGAATTGTTGCCTGTTTTAGAAAAAACCGTTCAAACTGGTAAACCATTGGTAATCATTTCTGAAGATTTAGATGGTGAAGCTTTAGCTACTCTTGTAGTTAACAAAATCCGTGGTTCATTAAAAGTTGTTGCCGTTAAAGCTCCAGGTTTTGGTGATAGAAGAAAAGCCATGTTAGAAGACATTGCAATTTTAACTGGTGGTGTTGTTATATCTGAAGAAAGAGGTTACAAGTTAGAAAATGCCGATTTAACTTACTTAGGTTCTGCAGAAAAAGTTGTTGTTGACAAAGACAATACAACTGTAATTAACGGCGCTGGTAACTCTGAAGATATTAAATCTCGTGTTAGCCAAATTAAATCTCAGATCGAAACGACTACATCTGATTACGATAAAGAAAAATTACAAGAGCGTTTGGCTAAATTAGCTGGTGGTGTTGCTGTTCTTTACGTAGGTGCAGCTAGCGAGGTTGAAATGAAAGAGAAAAAAGACCGTGTTGATGATGCTTTACATGCAACGCGTGCGGCTGTAGAAGAAGGTATTGTTGCTGGTGGTGGTGTTGCTTTTATCCGTGCGGTTGAAGCTTTAGCGAACTTAAAAGGCGTTAATGAAGATGAAAACACGGGTATCCAGATCATCCGTCGTGCTATCGAAGAGCCATTACGTCAAATTTGCGAAAACGCAGGTATCGAAGGTTCTATCGTAGTTCAAAAAGTTAAAGAAGGTAAAGCAGATTTCGGTTATAATGCACGTACTGATGTTTACGAAAACTTAATTGGTGCTGGAGTTATCGATCCAACTAAAGTAAGCCGTGTAGCATTAGAAAATGCAGCTTCTATTGCTGCGATGTTATTAACTACAGAAGTTGTTTTAGCAGACGAGCCTGAAGAAGGCGGTGCTCCAATGCCTCCAATGGGCGGCGGCGGTATGGGTGGTATGATGTAA
- a CDS encoding HD domain-containing protein has translation MQAAIQKTIDFVKKTLANAEAGHDWFHIERVFKTAQTINQQENGDELVVAFAALLHDIADPKFNNGDEELGPNMAASFLASIGVDAEVIAHVKLIIQNMSFKNSFDGAGFTSKEMQIVQDADRLDAIGAIGIARAFTYGGFKNRVLYDPAILPEEHLTKESYKNTTAPTINHFYEKLLLLKDMMNTEAGKAIAIERHNFMLLYLDHFYKEWEGK, from the coding sequence ATGCAGGCTGCCATTCAAAAAACTATCGATTTTGTTAAAAAAACATTAGCTAATGCCGAAGCAGGGCACGATTGGTTTCATATTGAACGTGTTTTTAAAACCGCTCAAACCATTAATCAACAAGAAAATGGTGATGAACTGGTAGTAGCCTTTGCCGCATTGTTGCATGATATTGCTGATCCTAAATTTAATAATGGCGATGAAGAACTGGGACCGAATATGGCTGCTTCATTTTTAGCATCGATAGGTGTTGATGCTGAGGTTATTGCCCACGTTAAACTCATTATCCAGAACATGTCGTTCAAAAATAGTTTTGACGGTGCAGGTTTTACCTCAAAAGAAATGCAAATTGTACAGGATGCAGATCGTTTAGACGCTATCGGGGCCATTGGAATTGCAAGAGCATTTACCTATGGTGGATTCAAAAACAGGGTACTTTACGATCCAGCTATTTTACCCGAAGAACACCTCACTAAAGAAAGTTATAAAAATACTACCGCGCCTACCATTAACCATTTTTACGAAAAACTACTGTTGTTGAAGGACATGATGAATACTGAAGCAGGGAAAGCAATAGCCATAGAAAGACACAATTTTATGCTGTTATACCTGGATCATTTTTATAAAGAATGGGAAGGCAAATAA
- a CDS encoding co-chaperone GroES, with product MALNLKPIAGSSNRVIVEPAAAEEKTASGLYIPDTAKEKPSKGTVVSVSEEDAEGKKASVKVGDVVIYGKYGGTEFPYEGKDYLIMRETDIYAVVG from the coding sequence ATGGCGTTAAACCTTAAACCAATTGCTGGCAGTTCGAACAGAGTAATAGTTGAACCAGCTGCGGCAGAAGAGAAAACTGCATCAGGTTTGTATATCCCTGATACTGCAAAAGAAAAACCATCTAAAGGAACTGTAGTTTCTGTTTCTGAAGAAGATGCTGAAGGTAAAAAAGCGAGTGTAAAAGTTGGTGATGTTGTAATTTATGGTAAATACGGTGGTACCGAATTCCCTTACGAAGGTAAAGATTACTTAATTATGCGCGAAACTGATATTTACGCTGTTGTTGGGTAA
- a CDS encoding PKD domain-containing protein, with product MKIHCKRKWISFVLFFGAFLCTSTSFAQVNIGAVDPGPFTPGSTIAVPFTVPTSCILQNNQFQLYLSDQNGNFGTETLIGTYTGFYSTYINGILPVGLTPGTGYSVRVKTTNPISVSAPSSTFEIKAGTAVEAKLTSTLLNVANDETFGTCTSKPNNSFFLKNESTANSSVTATITDEVNGGAPSQIAFPTAIQSFTAQQAHYTIYTKAVMPDGSVATKAYLLINNKAITTFANTGNTAQCLPTANFTFNVDVSSSSGIQNNFPGDIYTITWGDQATTTHTLCEIIANGGKVTHLYDRSSCGSVSTSSAGTIYNAFDISIRVSNAFCNTMGTPVSSSAKVVVKPINSFTYNTPGCTNANITFVNTSVLGENPTTNTPGCTPNNITYNWYVDGVIIESDKPKSYNFVYSFPTHGEYTVTLTSKNLSTDCDAEPANNKICIQDPPKPDFSLPSTTICSGTTLKATDLSILDNICNAANNYSWSVSPAVAFTGGTNAASKEPEFNFTSPGTYTITLSISTPSCGIIPSPPQTVVVNEAPVATLSPDITLCNLATYDFNNTTTGPTKTLISGTTQELPDSYTWTVTPSGSGTYSFTGGTTANSKYPSIKFDSYDTYTIKVVHKNNCGTAEDTQTLTFSTAPVISAGPDQSICFNDPGFTLSGTITGATTTQTWIGGLGTFTPSRNDLNATYEPTPAEKTAGTVTLRLRVTTALAAPCNQIDDDIILKIKPNISLTSAAAKTICTGNSVAYTPTSAVAGVTYTWTATGSASATGYTPNGSGSINDVLTNTDLNTDASVTYIITPHFDGCDGTPFNFVVTIKPNPIVTPTAANTTICNATSSDITLATNLTAVNYTYTSTVTGAITGNSNRAVASAGAQINDILTNSGTSPGTVTYTITPVSTNGCPGTPASVTITVLPSVTPPNAGPDEAICNATTYTLKGNTPVVGTGKWAIVTAPTAVTFADDTQGHTTITGLQAGNAYTFRWTISDTNCSTSNDDVQITVNPLSVGGTSTGDVNVCAGANGGNINLTGQVGNIIRWERSIDNGVNWSTITSTANPYVFSNLAITTQYRAVVQSGSCAEATSSVTTITVNPGTVAANAGTDQSLCSGSNISLNGNNPAPNSGNWIIVSAQAGVVITDPSLYNTSVTGLVPGQTYTFRWTISGFNGCPPSVDDVTVTYYSPVTNNIGPSSAPICAGQSITITGDIPTGGTGTFAYQWQSSADGNTWSNIPSAINKDLSLIVNTSTYVRRVVNSTCTSNSNSLLITVLPGLTNNTISADQNICIGAAAAPLTGTVPSGGSGTYTYQWQSSLNGTAWSDVLGANSVSFTPPTPTVSIYYRRSVASGPCNNNLSNQIKITVNPHAKAEITYIKNVDCAPFILNASNIAATLYPDRNSIYTWFANNVQIGVGATFPGYTIMNGDESVTIKLVVTSSTGCNPDEKSEVFSTLPIVTPSFTTSPTEGCGPHPVSFTNTTTPIDGATYEWIFGNGTRSFLAQPPPQIFQPDVNGEDKTYTVTLKTTPPCGPPVEKTVDIVVHAKPIAQFFPDKTTGCSDLLVTFKNTSPTSTGTTYTYDFGDGSDPKSYPDQRDVSYTFKTTEVKDFVVKMTAKNSCGETSAIPILIRVSPNNIIPSLVVNGNEKRGCAPHEVHLINNTSGASRFVYTFKNEDTGEELPPFIPTLRNQPYTFFKPGRYTIRLDAENDCSKNFATETVTVLESPTADFTADRTVGCTNLIVKFKNNSKGAIAYTWDFGDGSPKSSEFEPQHTFPGSGINYTVTLTASGTECSTPVSKTGFIHIVAPPVATFTVTPGNEVSIPNYSFAFKDISTDAVSWEWTFGDGSGSTLQNPNHTYANEGTYTVTLKVLNKEGCSSSTFQSVRIIGVPGYLNIPNSFMPASAKNEIKTFKAKGRGIKEWNMSVFNKWGELLWETTKLDDGAPLEGWDGTYKGQDQPQGVYYWKVDIKFINGSDWKGMTYDSSPPKKTGVIYLIR from the coding sequence ATGAAGATTCATTGTAAAAGGAAATGGATTTCTTTTGTCCTATTTTTTGGGGCATTTTTGTGTACGTCAACAAGTTTTGCCCAAGTTAATATTGGCGCGGTAGATCCTGGGCCGTTTACACCTGGCAGTACAATTGCTGTTCCTTTTACCGTACCTACGAGCTGTATATTACAGAACAATCAATTTCAGCTCTATTTATCAGATCAAAATGGAAATTTCGGTACCGAAACCCTTATTGGAACTTACACCGGTTTTTATAGCACTTATATAAATGGTATACTCCCTGTTGGCCTTACCCCAGGTACTGGCTATAGCGTAAGGGTAAAAACAACCAATCCAATATCTGTAAGTGCGCCCTCGTCGACATTTGAAATAAAGGCAGGAACGGCGGTTGAGGCCAAGCTAACTTCAACCTTGTTAAATGTGGCAAATGATGAAACTTTTGGCACCTGCACCAGTAAGCCCAATAACTCGTTCTTTCTAAAAAATGAGTCTACAGCAAACAGCTCCGTTACTGCCACCATAACCGACGAAGTAAATGGAGGGGCGCCATCCCAAATCGCCTTCCCTACAGCAATACAAAGCTTTACAGCACAACAAGCACATTACACCATTTATACCAAAGCAGTAATGCCTGATGGTTCGGTTGCAACCAAAGCATACCTGCTGATCAACAACAAAGCGATAACAACCTTTGCCAACACCGGAAATACGGCACAATGTTTACCTACGGCTAATTTTACCTTTAATGTAGATGTTTCCTCGAGTTCGGGCATTCAAAACAATTTCCCGGGAGATATTTACACCATCACATGGGGTGATCAAGCTACAACCACACACACCCTTTGCGAAATTATTGCTAATGGCGGGAAGGTAACGCATCTTTATGACAGATCATCTTGTGGAAGTGTTTCTACATCGAGCGCCGGTACCATTTATAATGCCTTTGACATTTCCATCCGCGTATCCAATGCTTTCTGTAATACCATGGGTACGCCAGTTTCTTCTTCAGCAAAGGTGGTCGTAAAGCCGATAAACTCGTTCACTTATAATACACCAGGCTGTACCAATGCAAATATCACATTTGTTAACACATCTGTTTTGGGTGAAAACCCAACTACCAATACTCCAGGCTGTACCCCAAATAACATTACCTATAACTGGTATGTGGATGGTGTAATCATAGAATCTGATAAGCCAAAATCATACAATTTTGTATACAGCTTTCCTACCCATGGAGAATATACGGTTACATTAACGTCCAAAAATCTTTCAACCGATTGCGATGCCGAACCGGCCAATAACAAAATTTGTATCCAAGATCCGCCAAAGCCTGATTTTAGCTTGCCTTCAACTACCATTTGTTCTGGAACAACGTTAAAAGCAACTGATCTTTCTATTTTAGACAATATCTGCAATGCCGCTAATAACTATTCGTGGTCAGTTAGTCCAGCTGTGGCTTTTACAGGTGGCACAAATGCAGCAAGCAAAGAACCAGAGTTTAATTTTACCAGCCCTGGCACTTATACCATTACTTTAAGTATCAGCACGCCATCATGTGGCATAATCCCCAGTCCGCCCCAAACTGTTGTGGTTAATGAGGCTCCTGTAGCCACGCTATCGCCTGATATTACCCTGTGTAACCTGGCCACTTACGATTTTAACAATACCACAACAGGTCCCACCAAAACACTAATTAGCGGAACCACTCAGGAACTACCTGATAGCTATACCTGGACAGTTACCCCATCGGGATCAGGAACTTATAGCTTTACTGGTGGCACAACCGCGAATTCTAAATATCCATCAATAAAATTCGATAGCTACGATACTTATACGATAAAGGTTGTCCATAAAAATAATTGCGGAACGGCCGAAGATACCCAAACCTTAACCTTCAGCACGGCACCCGTAATTAGCGCAGGGCCTGACCAAAGCATTTGTTTTAACGATCCCGGTTTTACACTTAGCGGAACCATAACTGGCGCCACCACTACACAAACCTGGATTGGCGGGTTAGGAACATTTACACCTAGCAGAAACGATTTAAACGCAACCTATGAGCCAACCCCAGCAGAAAAAACAGCAGGGACAGTTACTTTACGGCTAAGGGTTACTACTGCACTGGCCGCCCCCTGCAACCAGATTGACGATGATATCATCTTAAAAATAAAACCCAATATCAGTTTAACCAGTGCAGCAGCTAAAACCATCTGTACAGGTAATAGTGTTGCCTATACCCCAACTTCTGCGGTAGCAGGCGTAACCTATACCTGGACCGCTACTGGAAGTGCATCTGCAACCGGCTATACCCCCAACGGAAGCGGATCTATTAACGATGTCCTCACCAATACCGATCTAAATACTGATGCAAGTGTAACTTACATCATCACTCCCCATTTTGATGGCTGCGATGGAACGCCATTTAATTTTGTAGTTACCATTAAACCTAACCCTATTGTAACACCAACTGCAGCCAATACAACCATCTGTAACGCTACTTCATCGGATATTACCTTAGCAACAAACCTAACAGCTGTAAACTATACCTATACCAGTACGGTAACTGGTGCAATAACCGGAAATAGCAATAGAGCCGTGGCATCGGCAGGAGCGCAGATTAACGATATTTTAACTAACTCAGGTACTAGTCCAGGCACAGTAACTTACACCATTACGCCTGTATCTACAAATGGCTGCCCAGGTACACCCGCCAGCGTTACCATTACAGTTTTGCCAAGCGTAACACCGCCAAATGCCGGCCCGGATGAAGCGATTTGCAACGCTACTACTTACACGTTAAAAGGAAATACGCCAGTGGTTGGCACAGGCAAGTGGGCAATCGTTACTGCGCCAACAGCCGTAACTTTTGCTGATGATACACAGGGCCATACAACAATTACTGGTTTACAGGCCGGAAATGCTTATACCTTTAGATGGACAATAAGCGACACTAACTGTTCTACCTCCAATGATGATGTTCAGATCACGGTTAATCCCCTCAGTGTTGGCGGCACAAGCACAGGTGACGTAAATGTATGTGCAGGTGCAAATGGTGGAAACATCAATTTAACCGGCCAGGTTGGAAATATTATCCGTTGGGAAAGATCTATCGATAACGGGGTAAACTGGTCTACCATTACCTCAACAGCAAATCCTTATGTATTTTCTAACCTCGCCATAACTACGCAGTACCGTGCGGTAGTACAAAGTGGAAGTTGCGCAGAAGCCACATCAAGCGTAACTACAATTACTGTAAATCCGGGCACAGTTGCAGCAAACGCAGGCACAGACCAAAGTTTATGTAGTGGGAGCAACATTAGCCTAAATGGAAATAATCCGGCACCTAACAGTGGTAACTGGATCATCGTATCGGCTCAAGCGGGCGTTGTAATTACCGACCCTAGCCTATATAATACTTCGGTTACGGGTTTGGTTCCTGGGCAGACTTATACTTTCAGATGGACCATTTCTGGTTTTAACGGCTGCCCTCCATCCGTAGATGATGTTACGGTTACCTATTACTCACCTGTTACCAATAATATTGGCCCATCATCAGCACCAATTTGTGCAGGCCAAAGCATCACGATTACTGGCGATATACCAACTGGTGGAACAGGAACATTCGCCTACCAATGGCAGAGCAGTGCAGACGGAAATACCTGGAGTAATATTCCTTCTGCCATCAACAAAGACTTAAGCCTAATTGTAAACACCTCAACCTACGTCAGAAGAGTGGTGAACAGCACCTGTACTTCAAATAGTAATTCGCTACTGATTACTGTTTTGCCAGGCTTAACGAACAATACCATTTCTGCCGATCAAAACATTTGTATCGGCGCAGCTGCTGCGCCTTTAACAGGTACTGTGCCGAGCGGCGGCAGTGGAACGTACACGTATCAATGGCAATCTAGCTTAAATGGAACCGCCTGGAGTGATGTATTGGGCGCAAACAGTGTAAGCTTTACGCCTCCAACACCAACTGTAAGCATTTATTACCGTCGATCGGTAGCTAGCGGCCCTTGCAATAACAATTTAAGCAACCAGATTAAAATAACGGTTAATCCGCATGCTAAGGCGGAGATTACCTACATTAAAAATGTTGATTGCGCACCTTTTATTCTAAATGCAAGCAATATCGCTGCAACATTATATCCTGATAGAAACAGTATTTATACCTGGTTTGCCAATAATGTACAGATCGGAGTAGGAGCAACATTTCCAGGTTATACCATCATGAATGGCGACGAAAGCGTAACCATAAAACTCGTTGTTACCAGTAGCACGGGTTGTAATCCAGACGAAAAAAGTGAAGTATTTAGCACACTACCGATAGTTACACCATCATTTACCACAAGTCCAACAGAAGGATGTGGCCCGCATCCCGTAAGCTTTACCAATACCACAACGCCAATTGATGGCGCCACTTACGAATGGATTTTTGGCAATGGAACAAGGTCTTTTTTAGCTCAGCCACCACCTCAAATTTTTCAACCAGATGTAAATGGGGAAGATAAAACCTACACAGTTACTTTAAAAACAACCCCACCATGTGGTCCCCCAGTTGAAAAAACTGTAGACATTGTTGTGCATGCAAAACCTATTGCTCAATTTTTTCCTGATAAAACAACCGGATGTTCTGATTTATTGGTAACCTTTAAAAATACTAGCCCTACAAGCACTGGCACCACTTACACCTACGATTTTGGAGATGGTAGTGATCCGAAATCATACCCTGACCAAAGAGATGTAAGTTATACCTTCAAAACAACGGAGGTAAAAGATTTTGTGGTAAAAATGACGGCTAAAAATAGCTGTGGTGAAACAAGTGCAATTCCTATTCTAATCAGGGTTTCGCCAAATAACATCATTCCATCTTTGGTAGTTAATGGAAACGAAAAAAGAGGCTGTGCGCCTCATGAGGTGCATTTGATTAATAACACAAGTGGTGCCAGCCGTTTCGTTTACACTTTTAAAAACGAAGATACTGGCGAAGAATTACCTCCGTTTATACCTACTTTAAGAAACCAACCTTATACCTTTTTTAAACCAGGAAGATATACCATCAGACTAGATGCTGAAAATGATTGTTCCAAAAATTTCGCCACAGAAACCGTAACGGTTTTAGAATCGCCAACAGCCGATTTTACAGCAGACAGGACAGTAGGCTGTACCAACCTTATTGTTAAATTTAAAAACAATAGTAAAGGTGCAATAGCCTACACTTGGGATTTTGGCGATGGTTCTCCAAAATCAAGTGAATTTGAACCACAGCATACCTTTCCCGGTTCAGGAATAAATTATACCGTTACCCTAACAGCCTCTGGCACTGAATGCAGCACTCCTGTGAGTAAAACCGGTTTTATCCACATTGTTGCCCCACCAGTCGCTACATTCACTGTTACTCCGGGTAACGAAGTATCCATTCCCAATTATTCATTTGCCTTTAAGGATATCAGTACCGACGCCGTAAGCTGGGAATGGACTTTTGGTGATGGATCGGGATCAACCCTACAAAACCCGAACCATACCTATGCCAACGAGGGTACTTATACTGTAACGCTGAAAGTGCTGAACAAAGAAGGTTGTTCCTCCAGCACTTTTCAATCTGTTCGGATTATCGGTGTACCTGGCTATCTAAACATCCCCAACTCTTTTATGCCTGCAAGCGCGAAAAATGAGATTAAAACCTTTAAGGCAAAAGGCCGGGGCATAAAAGAATGGAACATGTCTGTTTTTAACAAATGGGGAGAGTTACTTTGGGAAACAACCAAATTGGATGATGGTGCGCCGTTAGAAGGTTGGGACGGCACTTATAAAGGCCAGGATCAGCCACAGGGTGTTTATTACTGGAAAGTAGATATCAAATTTATTAATGGCAGCGATTGGAAAGGGATGACTTACGATTCATCTCCTCCGAAAAAAACAGGTGTAATATATTTAATCAGATAG
- a CDS encoding putative DNA modification/repair radical SAM protein, with protein MFDRIREKLNILADAAKYDVSCSSSGGTRKNTNKGLGDSHASGICHTYTEDGRCVSLLKILLTNHCIYDCLFCVSRKSNDVKRAAFTVDEVVELTMNFYRRNYIEGLFLSSGIFKNADFTMERLLLVVKKLRLEQNYNGYIHLKTIPGASDELIKEAGLYADRMSINLEMPTEAGLKLLAPEKNHEEVIKPLAFVQQQISQFTADKKLIKHVPTFVPAGQSTQMVIGATPESDKDIMYTANTFYKNFSLKRVYYSGYVPISNDTRMPILGTQPPLLRENRLYQTDWLMRFYGFKVQEILNDANPNLDIDIDPKLSWAIRNMQHFPVDINTADYKMILRIPGIGVMSAQKIVQARKFGKLRIDQLKKIGVAYNRAKHFIVCLDSSYQLKDYQGTQIKAFILAESRSKYLKTDSNQMILF; from the coding sequence ATGTTCGACCGAATCCGTGAAAAATTAAATATTCTTGCTGACGCCGCTAAATATGATGTTTCTTGTTCATCAAGCGGCGGCACGAGAAAAAACACCAATAAAGGCCTTGGCGATAGCCACGCATCGGGCATTTGCCATACCTACACCGAAGATGGCCGATGTGTTTCGCTTTTAAAAATCCTCCTGACTAACCATTGTATCTACGATTGTTTGTTCTGCGTTTCACGCAAAAGCAACGATGTAAAACGTGCGGCCTTTACCGTAGATGAAGTGGTAGAACTGACCATGAATTTTTATCGCCGCAACTATATTGAAGGCTTGTTCTTGAGCTCAGGAATTTTTAAAAATGCCGATTTTACCATGGAACGGCTGTTGTTAGTCGTTAAAAAACTGCGTTTGGAACAGAACTACAACGGCTATATCCATTTAAAAACCATTCCGGGTGCGAGCGATGAACTGATTAAGGAAGCTGGCTTATATGCTGATCGAATGAGTATTAATTTAGAAATGCCAACAGAAGCCGGCTTGAAGCTTTTGGCTCCCGAGAAAAACCACGAGGAAGTAATTAAACCTTTGGCTTTTGTGCAGCAGCAGATTAGCCAATTTACTGCCGATAAAAAACTGATCAAACACGTGCCAACATTTGTACCTGCAGGACAAAGCACACAGATGGTTATTGGCGCCACCCCGGAAAGCGACAAAGATATAATGTACACCGCGAATACCTTTTACAAGAATTTTTCTCTAAAAAGAGTTTATTATTCGGGTTATGTACCCATTAGCAACGACACCAGGATGCCTATACTTGGTACGCAACCTCCATTGCTAAGAGAAAACAGGTTGTATCAAACCGATTGGTTAATGCGGTTTTATGGCTTTAAAGTGCAGGAAATTTTAAACGACGCCAACCCAAATCTTGATATTGATATCGATCCAAAATTAAGCTGGGCAATTAGAAATATGCAGCATTTCCCTGTCGATATTAATACGGCCGATTATAAAATGATTCTCCGGATACCGGGTATCGGCGTAATGTCGGCCCAGAAAATTGTGCAGGCCAGAAAGTTCGGAAAACTCAGGATTGATCAGTTGAAAAAAATCGGCGTAGCTTATAACCGGGCCAAACACTTTATCGTTTGCCTGGATAGCTCCTATCAACTGAAAGATTATCAGGGTACACAGATTAAGGCTTTTATTTTGGCCGAAAGCCGGAGCAAATATTTAAAAACAGATAGCAACCAGATGATTTTGTTTTAA
- a CDS encoding TIGR03915 family putative DNA repair protein, giving the protein MTYIFDGTFQGLLTAVFEWFERKPGKVVLKSISIFQPEAFVESFTVSSNAEKADRVWAGLQKKLKKDWQRKYYCSYLSEIPEAYNHLFQFTVYIFQNQLGAESNYGNPHVIALAKYAKSVEREKHRMEAFIRFQKTGDGIFYANIDPDFNVLPLISNHFKNRYADQPWVIYDLKRKYGLHYNLTNVEEITISFSKGTDKQNLAPVLMDESEALYATLWKDYFKSANIVARKNTKLHLQHVPKRYWKYLTEKVPI; this is encoded by the coding sequence ATGACCTACATTTTCGATGGCACTTTTCAAGGTTTATTAACCGCTGTTTTCGAATGGTTTGAACGTAAGCCAGGAAAAGTTGTGCTAAAATCTATTTCAATTTTTCAGCCTGAAGCTTTTGTAGAAAGTTTTACTGTTAGCAGCAACGCAGAAAAAGCAGATCGGGTTTGGGCAGGGCTGCAAAAGAAACTCAAAAAGGATTGGCAACGCAAATACTATTGCTCCTATTTATCAGAAATACCCGAGGCCTACAACCATCTCTTTCAGTTTACCGTATACATTTTTCAAAATCAATTGGGTGCAGAAAGTAATTATGGCAATCCGCATGTAATTGCACTGGCCAAATATGCCAAAAGCGTAGAAAGGGAAAAACACAGAATGGAAGCATTTATCCGTTTTCAAAAAACTGGTGATGGGATATTTTATGCCAATATAGACCCTGATTTTAATGTACTGCCTTTAATATCCAATCATTTTAAAAACCGTTATGCCGATCAGCCTTGGGTAATTTACGATTTAAAGCGCAAATATGGCCTACATTATAATTTAACAAACGTTGAAGAAATTACGATCAGCTTTAGTAAGGGTACAGATAAGCAAAATCTTGCACCAGTTTTAATGGACGAGAGTGAGGCATTGTACGCCACGCTTTGGAAAGATTATTTTAAAAGCGCCAACATTGTTGCACGGAAAAATACCAAACTGCACCTGCAGCATGTACCTAAAAGATATTGGAAATATTTAACAGAGAAAGTTCCCATTTAG